Proteins encoded by one window of Mycobacteriales bacterium:
- a CDS encoding DUF1326 domain-containing protein, translating to MSWNLAGSYAETCSCELMCPCNLSFDHGATYDYCRATLAFNIREGSVNGVDVAGRKVVVIADTPKVMTDGNWKVGLYVDQDASDEQFDGLLGVFSGRLGGPMAALAPLIGEVVGAERATIDIDDDGLRHSVRVGSSIEFEIEDIVPFGKEDGRPVKFDGMFHPVGPDLTMAEAKRSRINAFGIAYEGKTGVSYANFSWAA from the coding sequence ATGTCGTGGAACCTGGCGGGCAGCTACGCGGAGACCTGCTCCTGCGAACTGATGTGTCCGTGCAATCTGAGCTTCGACCACGGGGCAACGTACGACTACTGCCGTGCCACCCTCGCGTTCAACATCCGCGAGGGCTCGGTCAACGGCGTAGACGTCGCGGGACGCAAGGTCGTGGTCATCGCCGACACGCCGAAGGTCATGACAGACGGCAACTGGAAGGTCGGCCTGTATGTCGACCAGGACGCCAGTGACGAGCAGTTCGACGGTCTCCTCGGAGTCTTCAGCGGCCGGCTCGGCGGACCGATGGCCGCACTCGCGCCGCTGATAGGTGAAGTGGTCGGCGCCGAACGCGCAACCATCGACATCGACGACGACGGGCTGCGCCACTCGGTGCGGGTGGGCAGCTCGATCGAGTTCGAGATCGAGGACATCGTGCCGTTCGGCAAGGAGGACGGCCGGCCGGTCAAGTTCGACGGAATGTTCCATCCCGTGGGGCCCGACCTGACGATGGCGGAGGCGAAGCGCTCCCGCATCAACGCCTTCGGCATCGCCTACGAAGGAAAGACCGGCGTCTCATACGCCAACTTCTCCTGGGCAGCTTGA
- a CDS encoding DUF2182 domain-containing protein → MAVGPSSRLVEGLAGPAGAIRTRFGLVLLLLAFAGSGWWWTAREMGGMDSGPWTTLGSFGWFAGVWTVMMAAMMLPSVAPTVALYARMTRTPYAPVAFTAGYLMLWAAAGMLAFALAAGVHGLNAHALGWDRAGRPAAAATLLAAAAYEITPLKDICLGKCRSPLGFLLGAWRDGWSGGLRMGATNGAWCIGCCWALMAGLFALGVMSIVWMALVAGLIALEKTLPWRRTANYTTVAVLVALGVLLLAAPDAVPGLTQPRGSQMPSMSSPNG, encoded by the coding sequence ATGGCCGTAGGGCCGTCGTCGAGACTCGTCGAAGGCCTGGCGGGCCCGGCCGGCGCCATACGCACCCGGTTCGGCCTTGTCCTCCTGCTGCTGGCGTTTGCCGGCTCCGGGTGGTGGTGGACCGCTCGGGAGATGGGCGGCATGGACAGCGGCCCGTGGACGACGCTGGGGTCGTTCGGTTGGTTCGCCGGCGTCTGGACCGTGATGATGGCCGCGATGATGCTCCCGTCGGTGGCGCCGACGGTCGCACTGTATGCGCGGATGACGCGAACGCCCTACGCACCTGTCGCCTTCACCGCCGGCTACCTGATGCTGTGGGCCGCAGCCGGGATGTTGGCGTTCGCGCTCGCCGCCGGCGTACATGGGCTGAACGCACACGCGCTCGGCTGGGACCGCGCCGGCCGACCGGCCGCTGCGGCCACACTCCTGGCGGCGGCGGCGTACGAGATCACTCCGCTCAAGGACATCTGCCTCGGCAAGTGTCGAAGCCCTCTGGGGTTTCTGCTCGGCGCCTGGCGGGACGGGTGGTCCGGCGGGCTGCGGATGGGCGCGACGAACGGTGCCTGGTGCATCGGCTGCTGTTGGGCACTCATGGCCGGACTGTTTGCGCTCGGCGTCATGAGCATCGTCTGGATGGCGTTGGTCGCCGGGCTGATCGCGTTGGAGAAGACGTTGCCGTGGCGCCGTACGGCGAACTACACAACCGTTGCCGTGCTCGTCGCCCTCGGCGTCCTCCTCCTGGCTGCCCCAGATGCGGTACCCGGCCTCACCCAGCCACGCGGAAGCCAGATGCCGTCAATGTCCTCGCCGAACGGCTGA
- a CDS encoding helix-turn-helix domain-containing protein, with amino-acid sequence MLEIGNDQVRLHLTWSRDMSSKKRPGDGLGEGDAWLAAVATAAAKDSGAPVELLGEYLPMLAAATVSGRRPHARDLDAVGLIGRRAAEEGIPPGRVVDLYLSAAWRAWRQLPVVARSRDSEVVRGAAEAVLRVVDDAVAALVEGFQEARRQMIRREEALRQELVDDLLRGGADVAGLVERAEPFGIDLGRPHQVLIAAPASEDRTALEAAGLALERSMLDQFGDRNVLIASKEGRIVVLAPADDSGPRARSQARDVAGFVHSRLSDLRGGARWRVAAGRAYPGAYGIARSYEEARESLALSERLQSAAPIVRSRELLVYRVLARDHAAIVDLADTVLAPLRQARGGPEPLLETLEAYLAAGEVATEAARRLHLSVRAVTYRLGRIRELTGYDPAAPLDRLTLYNAVLGARLIGWPTESA; translated from the coding sequence TTGCTGGAGATCGGCAATGATCAGGTACGCCTGCATCTGACCTGGAGCCGGGACATGTCTTCGAAGAAGAGACCGGGTGACGGTCTTGGTGAGGGTGACGCCTGGCTTGCCGCCGTCGCGACTGCAGCGGCGAAGGACTCCGGCGCGCCTGTCGAGCTGTTGGGTGAGTACCTGCCCATGCTGGCTGCCGCGACGGTGAGTGGGAGACGACCGCACGCCCGGGACTTGGATGCGGTGGGACTCATCGGGCGGCGCGCCGCTGAGGAGGGCATCCCGCCAGGACGAGTCGTCGACTTGTACCTGTCGGCTGCCTGGCGGGCGTGGCGTCAGCTGCCGGTCGTGGCTCGCTCCCGCGACAGTGAGGTGGTTCGAGGAGCGGCCGAAGCCGTGCTTCGTGTCGTCGACGACGCGGTCGCCGCCTTGGTCGAGGGGTTCCAGGAGGCCCGCCGGCAGATGATCCGGCGCGAGGAGGCGTTGCGCCAAGAGTTGGTTGACGACCTGCTCCGGGGTGGCGCCGACGTGGCCGGGCTCGTTGAGCGGGCCGAGCCGTTCGGCATCGACCTCGGGCGTCCGCACCAGGTCCTCATCGCCGCACCCGCCAGTGAGGACCGGACAGCCCTGGAGGCGGCCGGTCTAGCGCTGGAGCGTTCGATGCTCGACCAGTTTGGTGACCGCAACGTGCTGATCGCCTCGAAGGAGGGCCGGATCGTCGTACTGGCTCCCGCTGATGACAGCGGACCGAGAGCTCGGTCGCAGGCCCGTGACGTCGCCGGGTTCGTGCATAGCCGGCTCAGCGATCTTCGCGGCGGTGCGCGGTGGCGAGTCGCGGCGGGACGTGCCTACCCCGGCGCCTACGGCATCGCGCGTTCCTACGAGGAGGCGCGGGAGTCGCTGGCCCTGTCGGAGCGGCTGCAGTCGGCAGCACCGATCGTGCGATCGCGTGAGCTCCTCGTCTACCGCGTCCTGGCGCGCGATCACGCGGCCATCGTCGATCTGGCGGACACCGTGCTCGCGCCGCTCCGGCAGGCTCGCGGCGGCCCCGAGCCGTTGCTGGAGACGCTCGAGGCGTATCTCGCCGCGGGTGAGGTGGCCACGGAAGCCGCACGTCGACTGCACCTGTCGGTGCGAGCGGTGACCTACCGGCTCGGTCGCATCCGCGAGTTGACCGGCTACGACCCGGCGGCGCCCCTGGATCGGCTCACGCTCTACAACGCGGTGCTTGGCGCGCGGCTGATCGGCTGGCCGACCGAGAGCGCCTGA